CCTGTTATCAATTTAAAATTCCTTTTGTTGTTATCCGATCAATTTCGGATATTGCAGGACAGGAAAATGCTGTTGAATATGGAGAATTTGTTGAAACAGCAGCAGTAAACTCGGCCAAAATGGTTGTAGAAATGATAAACGAATTGGGAAACTAGAAAAATACAGATTATGGAAAAAATAGCAAGTTTTACAGTAGACCACAACAAATTAAAACGTGGAATTTATGTATCTCGTAAAGATAAAGTTGGTGCCGAAACATTAACTAGTTTCGATCTTAGAACAAAATTACCTAACGCAGAACCAGCCATGGATATTCCTGCAATGCACACCATGGAACATTTGGGAGCTACCTTTTTAAGAAATCATGAAAAATGGGCTGATAAAACAATTTATTTTGGTCCTATGGGTTGTCGTACTGGTTTTTACCTAATTTTTCATGGCGATCTTAGCTCAAATGATATTGTGGAAGTAACCAAAGAAATGTTCGATTTTATGGCCGAGTTTGAAGGAGAAATTCCAGGAACCAATAAAATTGAATGCGGAAATTATGCAAGTCACGATTTAGCAATTGCCAAATGGGAAGCAGAAAAATACAGAACTGAAGTTTTAGCAAACTTAAAAGAAGAAAATTTGACTTATCCAGAATAATTTCAAATTGATATTATATAAAATAAGACTGTCAGAAACTAACTGACAGTCTTATTTTTTGCTTAAATTTTCTTAAATTTAAAAAAAGCAATAAAACTTTAAACAATGAAAGTTTCGGGCCTTCGCTTCACAATTATAACTATTCTCATACTACTAATTCCAATTTACGCTAATTGGAAATTACTTATAAACGGTGAAAAAACAGAAGGCATTGTTATAAAAACAAGCAAAGAAGATACTGGTCAATTTTACTCTTTTTACTCCATTATCAGATATAAAGTTGAGGATAAATATCATCGTCTTAAAGGACCCGAAAACATTGAGTATCCCAAGGGCAAAACATTTACAATCTTATACTATCCTAAAAATCCGGAAAACGCAATTATTTACAATATAAAAGGCATTTGCTTAAACAAATTTACTGCTGTTTCTATTATTCTTTTTATTTTGTGGATGGCATTTTATCTTAGCTTTTCTCCCAAAAGCGAAAAACGAAAATCAAAAAAAGAATTCTTTAAACCAAGTCGATATTTAAACAATAAAAAGCTACGCTAAAAAGCACCATTAAAAACAGTTTTTTTATGCCTAAAACTCGCTAAGCACAAAATTGATTCTATCTTTGCGAACTGAACAAAGATGAAAAAAATGAGCAAACCTGAATTATTATTACCTGTTGGAAATCCCGAAATGTTTCATGCTGCCATAAAAGGCGGAGCCGATGCCGTTTACCTGGGCCTAAGGCAATTTAATGCACGAGGAAGAGCATCTAATTTTACAACAGCTCAACTTCAGGCTTTGTTAAAGTTGGCTAAAAAACACAATATCAAAGTTTATCTAACCTTAAATATTGTTATTAAAAACGAAGAATTATCCGATTTGCTCGATACATTATTCCTAATTCAAAAAACTGATATTAGTGCAATCATTATTCAAGATTGGGGCGTTTATCATCTGGTAAAGAAATATTTTCCAAAAATTACAATTCATGCCAGCACACAAATGGCCAATCACAATTCTTTAGGAGCAATTTACAGTCAGGAGAAAAAATTCGAGAGAGTTGTAATGGCTCGGGAATTAACTTTAGACGAACTAAAACAGGTTAAAAAGAAATCGGATATAGAACTGGAAATTTTCATGCACGGAGCCTTGTGTTATTCTTTTTCGGGCATGTGCTTGTTCAGTAGCTTTTTGGGTGGTAGCGGTGCCAACAGGGGTTTATGTGCTCAACCTTGCCGCAGATTCTACGAAACAGGAAATGAGAAAAAACATATTTTTAGCTTAAAAGATAATCAGGCTGTTGATGTTTTACCCGAATTAATGAAAATTGGCGTTGAATCTATTAAAATAGAAGGTAGATTAAAACCTGCCGAATTTGTTTATAATGTATCCAAAGCCTACCGTAAAGTTATAGATAATAAGGATTTAAAATCGGCAAAAGAGATTCTTGCCTACGATATGGGAAGAGAAAAAACCGGTTATTTCTTAGCTAGAAATGTAAATAAAGCAATTACCGAAAATACCAATACCGGTATTTTAATTGGCCTGGTTGAAAAAAGAACTCGAGAATCTATTATTTTCAGCTCAAACTATGAACTACAATTAGGAAACAGAATTCGTTTTAAACAAAAAAATGGTGAACCACAAAAGGCTATTAAAGTAAAGGAGTTTAAAACATTAAGCCAAGGATCATACCAAATTGATGCTGGGAATACGATAGCACAAAAAGGCGATCAGGTTTATTTGGCAGGAATTAATCAGGAAAAATTCTCCAGTAAATTTCGTGATGAAGGAAAACCCATTAACGCAAGCATGCACCGAGCCGAAAAAGCTAAAATTATTAAAAGCTTAGGTGTTAAAAATATCCCTCAAAAAGAACAAATATATGTTCGTATCGATTCTTTAGCCTGGCTTCGTAAAGTTCATTTAAATGAGATGAATTATCTTATTTTAAATCTAAAAAAATCGGAATGGGAAGAACTAAAATGGGACGCTCCATTTTTACAAAAGAATGCCAATAAAATAATGATAGAATTGCCTAAATTCATTTCTGAAAAAGATTTAGACTTCTACCAACAAATTTGTAAAACAGCAATGCGAAAAGGCTATCAGAATTTTATGCTTAGCCATATTTCTCAAAAATTATTGCTACCCAAAAAAGCCAGAATTGCTTGTAACGAAAATGTATATTTATTTAACGATGCCGCTGTTGCTCATCTTCGTGGCGAAAAAATAAATCTTTACACACATCCACAAGAAAACGACCTTGAAAATCTTTTAAGAGGTAATGATCGTTTTGGAATTGTTCCAGTGTACTTCTACCCTCAGTTGTTTTACTCGCGCATGCCTGTTAAAACAGCTCCAAACAACGAGCTAATTGACGATATGCAAGGCCAATACGACAAAGAGGTTCGCGATGGAATTACTATTGTATACCCAAAAAATCCAGTTACCTGGATGCAACAAAAAAAGAATTTGTACAAAGAAGGATTTCGTCGTTTCTTAATCGATTTAAGCCACGAGAAGGTATCCTCAAATACATTTAAAAGAATAATAAAAAACTTTCAGCAATCGAAACAAGCTCAGCCTTCAACCAGCTTTAATCTAAAAAAAGGACTTAAGTAATTAAAAATTAATAATGAGTAATTACTAAATAATAATTACTCATTATTAATTCAAATCTATATGTTACTAAATCATTAAATTCGTAAGGAAAAGCACTCTATTTTTAGTAATTTGCCATGCAAACAATTTTATGTATTAATTACTAAACCTAACAAAGTGAAAAAGACATTCCTTTACGTACTTATTGCAGGTATCGGTTTAACCGCATGCAATGGTAACAAAAGCGAGCAAAAGACTGACAATCCGTTTTTTGCGGAGTATAATACTCCATTTCAAACACCTCCATTCGACAAAATAGAGTTTAAACATTACGAGCCTGCCTTTATGAAAGGTATGGAAGAAGGTCGTGCCGAAATAGAGGCAATTGCAAACAGCAAAGAAGCTCCAACTTTCGAAAACACAATTGTTGCCTACGAAAAAGCGGGTAAGTTGCTTGATAAAGTAAGCAATGTATTTGGTAATATCAGCGGAACTGAGAAAAATGATGAAATTTCAGCTCTTCAGAAAAAATTATCACCACTTCTTTCAAAATATGGTGCTGATATCAGTTTAAACGAAAATTTATTTAAAAGAATTAAAACTGTTTATGATCAAAAAGATCAATTAGACCTTTCTGTTGAAGAACAAACAATGTTGGAAAAAATCTATCAGGGATTCGTTCGTGGTGGTGCTAACCTTCCTGCTGACAAGAAAGATCAGTTGCGTAAAATTGATGAAGAACTTTCGGCATTAACTCTTCAGTTTGGAGATAATGTATTGAAAGAAACCAACAGTTTCCAATTGGTTATCGACAATGAAAAAGATCTTGCAGGCTTACCAGAAGGTGTAAAAGCAACTGCTGCCGAAACAGCAAAAGATGCTGGCATGGAAGGCAAATGGTTGTTTACTACTCAAAAGCCTAGCATGCTTCCTTTCTTACAATATGCTGATAATCGCGACTTGCGTAAGCAATTGTATATGGGATATGTAAACCGTGGTAACAACAACAATGAATTTGATAATAAAGAGGTTGCTAAAAAAATTGTAAACCTTCGTATCAAACGTGCTCAACTTTTCGGGTACAAAAACCATGCAGAATATATTTTGGAAAAAAACATGGCAAAAACTCCTGAAAAGGCGTTTGAACTATTAAACAAACTTTGGAAAGCTGCACTTCCTAACGCTAAAAAAGAAGTAAAGGAAATGCAAAAAATCATCGACAAAGAAGGTGGTAAATTCAAGCTAGCTTCATGGGACTGGTGGTACTATGCCGACAAAGTAAAGAAAGCAAAATACAACTTGGACGAAGAAGAATTAAAGCCATATTTCGAAATTAGCAATGTTCGTAAAGGTGCTTTTGAATTGGCTCACAGATTATATGGAATCAATTTTATTCCTCGTAATGATATCGCTAAATTTAATCCTGAAAATCAGGTATTCGAATTACAAGAAGCCGATGGAACTCACATTGGTATTTTCTATGTTGATTATCACCCACGTGCTTCTAAAAACAGTGGTGCATGGATGAGCTCATTCCGCAAGCAATCTGGTTTTGGAACTGATCATCCGGTTAGTCCTGTTATCATGAACATCTGTAACTTTACCAAGCCTGTTGGCGATACTCCTGCTTTATTAACTCCTGATGAAGTTGAGACTTTATTCCACGAATTTGGTCACGCTTTACACGGATTCCTATCTAAGTGTGAGTACAACTACTTGTCGGGAACTTCTGTTTCACGCGATTTTGTTGAGCTTCCATCGCAAGTTATGGAAAACTGGTGTTTTGAACCTGAAATGTTAGCTATTTACGCTAAGCATTACAAAACTGGTGAAGTAATTCCTACCGAATTGGTTAAGAAAATACAAAACGCTGGTAAGTTTAATCAGGGATTTGCTACGATTGAATACCTTGCAGCTTCTATGTTAGATATGAAATATCATACCCTAACTAAAGAGTTAACTGAAGATGTAATGACTTTTGAGAAGAACTATTTAGAAGGATTAGGATTAATTCCTGAAATTTATTCAAGATATCGTTCTACTTACTTTAAGCACATTTTCGCTGGTGGATATTCTGCTGGTTACTATGCATACATTTGGGCTGGTGTTCTTGATTCGGATGCTTTTCAGGCATTTAAAGAAACCAGTTTATTCGATAAAGCTACCGCAAAAGCTTTCCGCGATAATGTATTGGCTAAAGGTGGTACCGAAGATCCAATGGTATTGTACAAACGCTTTAGAGGCGCTGAGCCAAGTATCGATCCATTACTAATTAAACGTGGATTAAAATAAGCTTAAAACCATTAAAATATAAAAACCGATTCGCAATGAATCGGTTTTTTTATACCCTTAATTCCTCAATATTAATTAATTTCATTCCTCATGCTCGGCTTTAGATACATACATATTCAGAACTTTTTGCTGCATGGCTTCAATAGGATAAGCTTCTGGTTCCAATACGTAATTAATGGCAATTCCATCGAGCATAGAAGTTAAGAATTCAGTTTCCATTTCGGGATCTTCGGCACCGTTCTGACTAAAATATTCATTTAAAACATCAAATTTCATGCTTACAATTTCATCCAATTCCTCTTTATACAAAGGAACTACTCCTGGCTGCAGGCGTAAAGCATAAAACAGTTTAAAAAACTTAAGTTTTTTTTCAATAGATTCCAGATAATCATTAATAAAGAAAAGCAACTCCACTTCCTGAAGTTCACCATCCTCGTTCGGATCTAATCCATCAAAAAGAATATGAACAGCCTCTTCGACAATGGTATGAAGCAAATTTTCTTTTGTTTTAAAATAAGAATACAGTACTTTTTCAGAAATATTACTAGCTATCGCAACGTCTGTTCCAGTAGCTGAAAAATAACCCACTTTCACAAAAACATCCAAAGCAGCACCCAGAATTTCTTTCCTTTTGTTTTCTTCTTCAACTAATTTTTTCATAGCAGCCATAACAAAATATATTAAGTTTTAAGTATCTGTTTTAAGCTAAGTTACAACAGAAAAGTATTTTCCTCCAAAAAAAAGTACAAATACTATTCAAACATAAAGAACAAATAAATACCTACTCCTACATTATTTTTTATATTTCATTCATTTTATACTTCAATTCAAGAGCCTTTTGTTATCACAAAAAAAGTTACAATTTCTCAAATTCAAGAAGCACAATTAATGCAAGAACTCTTCGATCCATGAAAATTTTATTCAATTAATTCAGTCTAATAAAAGCTAAGAATCAGGAACAATTAATAAACAGAGCCAATCCAAATAAATTCTTACTAAAATCATCACTCTTATAATATACCGATGCATTTAAATGCTTATTAAACGAATATTGAAATCCTCCCCATATCAAATTTTCTGCATATCGGTTTTTTAATTCCTTATTTGTATCATATCTTACAAAACACATTAATTTATTGGAAAAAGAACAATTTCCGAAAGCCGAAAAACCATACTTATCTTCATCTACCTGATCATGATTACTAAATTTTCGAGCGCCCTCAATTCCAAAATTGAAAGACTTTAAATTTTTAGTAACAAAAAGGGAAATAACATGTTCATATTCCGCTGCAATGGAAATATTATTAAATAATCTAAAAGAACAAAAGTTGGTAGAAAAAGTTTGTCCTGTCATGAACTGATACTTTCTCGAAGCATATTTTACAGGAGTATCATAACCCGAAGTAATGGCAAAATCATAGGAAAAATATCGATTTAAATTATGCGTCATCAAAACTCCAATACTACGATTTTTGCCATATTTAAATTTATTTTGAAAAGTTTTTTCGAGGTATCGCAAGCCCCATATTTTCCGCTGATACTTGAATTGTTCCAACACCAAAAGACCTGCAGTAAAAGCAATATTACCAATACGATAATTCACATAAGCTCTTTTCAAATAAGGCACCCGCTTTAGAATTTTATCCTTATTTTTTGTATAAGTATCTCCTGCCAAACAGAAATTCATTTTGGGCGAAAAATGTTGTTTATAAATCAGCAGACTACGCTTAATATTAAATTTATAGTCCGATTCTTCATTGTGCTGGCTGATATAATTAGTATTAGCAAACAGCTGAAATTCTATGGAGTATTTTTTAACAGGTATTGAATCTTGTTTAGCTTTACATATTCCGACAAAAAAGAAAAGCAGCAGAAATAGAATACACTTCTTTCTGCCGCTTTTTAAATTTCCTGTTAGTTTACCAAACATTTACAATCATTATTACAGATGCCACAAGCTGAGTTCCTGCAAACAAATATTTCAGGTTTTTAGGTTTTGAATTTAGAGCCATTTTCGCACCTAAAAATCCACCGATTACTCCACCCAAAGCCAGAGGCAATGCCAGATGAAAATCGAAAAGACCAGCACCTAAATGTCCAAAAAAACCTGCAGCCGCCGAAAGACTAACCAAGCTTGTAGATGTACCTACTGCCGCATGCATAGGAACATTCATAGTTAACAGCATTAAAGGCACTAAAAATGATCCCCCCGAAACACCAACCATTCCCGAAATAAAACCAGTAAGCAAAACAACCGGAACAGTTACAAAAAGATTCACATAATATTCTTCTTCTTTCGATTTTAGCTTAATAATCCATTTGTGTTCGTTTCTTAATTTTTGCTTTGGTTTTTTAAGCATCAACAAAGCGGCAAGAAACATAACAATTGCAAATACAATTTTTAGCATTCTCTCATTAAAATACTGACCCAAAAAACCACCTGCTAAAGCAGATATAAAAATTAAAATTCCAAGCAAAATAGTCAGTTTCCAGTGATTCATTTTTTGCTTACTAAACAAAATAGTAGCCACCAACGAAGAACACATTAAAATAAACTGTCCGGTTGAAGCCGAAAGATTCATGCTAAGTCCAGATAAGACCAAAGTAAGCACATAAAAATTTCCTCCTCCACGACCCGTCATGGTCATAAAGAATGCAATCAACATAATAACAATTGACAATCCCCAAACACTCATAACTTAGCGATTCAATTTTTTATACAATTTACCAGGCATTATCGCTTCCATCAGCGGAGGATATCCACCTGGAATTATTTTAACATTTTGGTAACCTTTACTTCTTAGATATACAAAAATAATAACAGCACGTACACCTGCCGAACAAAATACTCCAATTGTCTTATCCTTAGGAATTTCATTAATTCTATCAGGTATCTCATTGGTTGGAATCTGAATAAGTTCGCAGTAATGGGTCAATGGTATTTTAATGGTTTCGGTTTCTTCTTTTGCTCGTACATCCAGAAAAACAGTATTTTCAGCAGCTAAAAATGTTTCAGCTTCCATTTTATGCTGACCTGTTCCAAAATATTGAAAATCCATTTCTCCGATTATTCTTTCTAATTCTTGCATAATTAATGTTTTATTATTTTTATTTAACAGAGCCAAAAAGCGGTGTTTTATTTCAATTCAAATAGACCAATACTTGCAGAATACTTCTATTTTTTATTCATAAACTTGTAGTGCACATCACCAAATATTTCATGCCCTAAAGATTTTGTATGGCATGAGGTACAATTCATTTTACCACCCACATTACCTACTTTCCCACTTTTGCTGTGGCAAGTCATGCATGTGCTCATTGATTCATTATCAGAAACATTGGAAACAAATTCATTTTCATAATAATCATTCAGAACATTAACTGTTTTTGCAGCTATATCTGCAGTTAAACGTCTACAACGCTCCACTCTTTCTTTACTGTTAATTCTTAAATCGGTAGCTTTTACCCATCTGGTAGCCGATGAATGACAAAGAAATGATTTAGCTACAGATGTAGGCATCTCACAATTGAAAATAGGTTGCACCGGATTAAATACAGGAAGTGCAGTATTTTCATAAAAACGAAATACTTCTGCTATAAGCACATCGCGAATGTCTTTTCCTTCGCTTAGTAATCCGATAATGGCAGCAGCACCATTTAAAGTTCCACAAATGGTACCAGAACCACCTACTCCACCATGTCCGTATTTCATCATCTGAACAGGAAACGAGGTAAAAGGTTCTCCAACTTTTTCGGCCAGTTGCGTTAATATACTACTAAACACTCCATACATACAACTTCCGTGAGGATAAGCTTTATACGCAAGATCTGCAGTAATTGCAGGATCTAAACGAGTGTAGTTCCATTTCGATTCACGATTTTTAAAGTATAAATTTTTGGGATCGGCTGCTTCTTTTACCTCTGGTTTAAAGGCTGTTGTTAATGTTACAGCTCCTACTCCTCCGGCAGCAATTGCTGCCGCAGCGAGTTTCAACACTTTTCGTCTTTCCATTTTATGTTTTAAAAGTAATTCTTACTTTGGGTAATTGGCCAAATAGCCAAATTGATTTGTAAATTTTTTATTTCTTACTAATCACCTTCACAGCACAATTCATAAATTCTAACACACAAGGAATTGCCAAACGATAGTAAACAAAATTCTTCTCCTTCTCTCCTTCAATAATCTTATGCTTTTTTAAAATATCAAGATGTTTCGACATGGTTGATATATCAATTCCTACCCTATCGGAAAGTTCTCTAACCGACATTTTTTTATCTTTAATCTCATGAATAATAAACAAACGCGTAGGATGTGCCAAAGCTTTAAATACCTCAGCCTTATCTGCATATTCTTTTTTTATTTCCTTATTCATATCTATCGATTTGTAAAAAATATTTACCAAGGCATTTTCTATTTGGCAAATGTACCAAATAGAAATTATTCTTAAAACATTTACCCCTATTTTTTCAACTAATTTTAAAAGTAGCAACTAAATTACAATGCAAACACATCTCTTCTACATCTAAACATTAATGATTATACATATTAAATTACTATGAAACTCATCATTAAAAAATCAATAGATTATTAATTGAATAAGGCAACTCCTCTTATGTTATTTATTTAAAATATAATAGTTACAAGCTTGATATAAAACAATATATTTTTTAATAAATAGAATACGCCTTTTACACAATAATTGGTAATTAAGTTCTTTTTGCTTTTATTTTTGAGTTGCTTTATAAACAGAGGCATTATTTTATTTTTATAGTAATCCTTCTTTCTGTAATCTTTCTTTAATTTTAAGATGACGTTTCTTAAAATTCATTTTCATATCCTTCATTATCAATTTAAACTCCGAAGCTGCATGTAAATTTTCCAGTAAAGGATCATTTTCAAGAAAAAGAACAATCTAGTATGAATAAATGTACGCATTAACAATGCATGGCTTTTACTTGGGATTTTTGGTATTTTTCTTCGGATTTTGCTTTGTACATAGTGAAAAAGCATTTTTAAACACAGTTGTCAAATGTAGATGGATTTTTTTACAATTGCTTTATGTCTCTATTTTATTCGTTTACTGATATTTAAACTACAATCACCCGAATATTTAATGGCCTTAGAATCGAATATTTGGATTTTTCTGTACTGGGCTTCGGATACAAGAATCTTAACCGCCCAGGAAAACTGCTTACTTATTTAAGTCAGGCTGCTTATCTGGTTTATATAATTCACATGTTATTTCGGGTCACCATCAAAAGTTGGGTCTACTCCACAATTTTTTTTAGCTAAGCAAAAATTTTAGATAACCTAAAAAGGAAGAAATCTAAATCAACAATCCCTCTTAAAGATCTTCTGAAATTTTTAATTTTAGCATTTAATGATTCGGCAAAAGCGTTTGTACTTCTATTCAAGAAATAATTAACAATTTGTTTATGATGTACTTCAAAAGTTCTTTTTATTGAATTAAAAGAATCCATTCCGGCTCTTTCAATTTCATCGAACCATTGTGCTAGTTTAAGTCTAGCTACATTTGGTTCTAAAGATTGATTGTATATTTTTCTAAGTCCATCCGAGAGCCTGTATGCTTTCTTAATTTCGGGAAATCTTTCAAATAATAAACGAGCTCTGATTTCTTGAGATGTAGTCCATTTTTCCGGAGATTTATACAATGCATAACGAGCTCTAGCCATCAATTGTCGCAGTGTATCACCATTTTCCAATATTTCAGGTTTATACAATTTTCCTTCTAATTTCGCTTTCTTATACTCTGCATTTTCATCATCTATTATCTTCCACCTATGCTTAATTCTAAGCTCTTGTACGGCATCATTGGCCAGCTTTTGCACATGAAATCGATCTGTAGTGATTTCAGCTTTTAGAAAACATTTTCTTACGATCTTATTCATGCTACCAGCCATGTCAAGAGTAACTTCTTTAACGGTATAGCGCAACTCTTCTGAAATGTGTTCGCGAATTAAACTTATAATGGAATCAGCTTGCGTTCCGTTAAACACACCAACCAAGCTACCTTGCTTTCCTTTTTTATCTTTGTTACTGAGAATGGTATACAACTCTCCATTTGAAAAGGCTGTTTCATCAAGAGCTAAATTAGAACCTATGTTTTCAGGAAATATCAGGTAATCTTTGGCGTGTAGCTTTTTATCCCATTGATCAAAACCACTTAAATTTGTTTTGTACTGTCTTCGAAATTTATCACCATTTATTCCTAAATATATTTCAAGGCTTTTAATACTGATCGCATTAAAATCGACTAACTTCTTTTAAAAAAGCAGAATACTCTGCAGACATGCGAGTTCCTGAAATGATCAAATTCCAATCTCTACTTACTTTTTTACTCTTGCCATCAACAACAACATCCCAACGACGACGCTTGACATTAAGCTTAACTAACATATCTCGAATGGGATAATCTTCTATTTCTCGTGCTGGCATAAAACCACTGGCTTTGATAGAATAATCCTTATATTCCTCAGGAATAATCTTCTTTTCTTCTAAATAAATAGTTAATCTTCTTTCGTAAATTTCTTTCCCGCTAGAAACCTCTTTAAAATCTATTATATTAAAATAATCTAAAAGACCTTCTGGAAAAAATAGTGAGAGTAGTGACTTTTGCATATATAATTTAAAGTGTTTTTTCTATCAGCAAAGGTATTCCTTTTTGTACGCAGACCCAACTTTTGAAACTGATCCGTTATTTTTATATGCCGCATCGTATATAATTTTGCCCTTAACAATTTCTGTACTTGCTAAATTTATATTTATTATACTATTTACCTTTATAGCTTGCTATGGCAGTTTCGAATTAATAAAACGAAGTATAATATTAAGACCACTATTTGGAATAAAATCGGTACAAAATAAAAAATCGGAATTAAAAGTATAGGTATATTTTTGAATTATTTCTCATAATGTAAAAATACCATTATCAGTTAAATAAATTCATAAATTGTTAAACAGGGCTGCTCTTCGAAATTGTTGAGCAGCCTTGCTTACAAAATACTCGATTATTAAGCTTTAGACTTTATAGTTAAACTGTTTAATTATATAGCAGTAATAAACATGAAATAAAAGTTAGAATAATATTTACTGTTCGAAAGCTATTTATCGAAATTGATCTATTCAGATATTTACCTAGAATAGTGCCACTTAGTAATATGGGTGAAAATAATAATGAGAGTTTAAAAACCTGATTTGTAAGCAGCCCTATTTGAAAATAAGCAATAATGGCTACGCTTGCAGTAACAATACTAAACCAGGCAAATATTTCACGAAACTTATCATTACTAAAGCGGGCTTTATTTAGGAAAAGTGCCAATGGAGGCCCACTAATTGATATTATT
This genomic interval from uncultured Marinifilum sp. contains the following:
- a CDS encoding rhodanese-like domain-containing protein; this encodes MQELERIIGEMDFQYFGTGQHKMEAETFLAAENTVFLDVRAKEETETIKIPLTHYCELIQIPTNEIPDRINEIPKDKTIGVFCSAGVRAVIIFVYLRSKGYQNVKIIPGGYPPLMEAIMPGKLYKKLNR
- a CDS encoding S-ribosylhomocysteine lyase, which codes for MEKIASFTVDHNKLKRGIYVSRKDKVGAETLTSFDLRTKLPNAEPAMDIPAMHTMEHLGATFLRNHEKWADKTIYFGPMGCRTGFYLIFHGDLSSNDIVEVTKEMFDFMAEFEGEIPGTNKIECGNYASHDLAIAKWEAEKYRTEVLANLKEENLTYPE
- a CDS encoding peptidase U32 family protein — its product is MSKPELLLPVGNPEMFHAAIKGGADAVYLGLRQFNARGRASNFTTAQLQALLKLAKKHNIKVYLTLNIVIKNEELSDLLDTLFLIQKTDISAIIIQDWGVYHLVKKYFPKITIHASTQMANHNSLGAIYSQEKKFERVVMARELTLDELKQVKKKSDIELEIFMHGALCYSFSGMCLFSSFLGGSGANRGLCAQPCRRFYETGNEKKHIFSLKDNQAVDVLPELMKIGVESIKIEGRLKPAEFVYNVSKAYRKVIDNKDLKSAKEILAYDMGREKTGYFLARNVNKAITENTNTGILIGLVEKRTRESIIFSSNYELQLGNRIRFKQKNGEPQKAIKVKEFKTLSQGSYQIDAGNTIAQKGDQVYLAGINQEKFSSKFRDEGKPINASMHRAEKAKIIKSLGVKNIPQKEQIYVRIDSLAWLRKVHLNEMNYLILNLKKSEWEELKWDAPFLQKNANKIMIELPKFISEKDLDFYQQICKTAMRKGYQNFMLSHISQKLLLPKKARIACNENVYLFNDAAVAHLRGEKINLYTHPQENDLENLLRGNDRFGIVPVYFYPQLFYSRMPVKTAPNNELIDDMQGQYDKEVRDGITIVYPKNPVTWMQQKKNLYKEGFRRFLIDLSHEKVSSNTFKRIIKNFQQSKQAQPSTSFNLKKGLK
- a CDS encoding DUF3592 domain-containing protein, yielding MKVSGLRFTIITILILLIPIYANWKLLINGEKTEGIVIKTSKEDTGQFYSFYSIIRYKVEDKYHRLKGPENIEYPKGKTFTILYYPKNPENAIIYNIKGICLNKFTAVSIILFILWMAFYLSFSPKSEKRKSKKEFFKPSRYLNNKKLR
- a CDS encoding sulfite exporter TauE/SafE family protein, with protein sequence MSVWGLSIVIMLIAFFMTMTGRGGGNFYVLTLVLSGLSMNLSASTGQFILMCSSLVATILFSKQKMNHWKLTILLGILIFISALAGGFLGQYFNERMLKIVFAIVMFLAALLMLKKPKQKLRNEHKWIIKLKSKEEEYYVNLFVTVPVVLLTGFISGMVGVSGGSFLVPLMLLTMNVPMHAAVGTSTSLVSLSAAAGFFGHLGAGLFDFHLALPLALGGVIGGFLGAKMALNSKPKNLKYLFAGTQLVASVIMIVNVW
- a CDS encoding metalloregulator ArsR/SmtB family transcription factor: MNKEIKKEYADKAEVFKALAHPTRLFIIHEIKDKKMSVRELSDRVGIDISTMSKHLDILKKHKIIEGEKEKNFVYYRLAIPCVLEFMNCAVKVISKK
- a CDS encoding M3 family metallopeptidase; this encodes MKKTFLYVLIAGIGLTACNGNKSEQKTDNPFFAEYNTPFQTPPFDKIEFKHYEPAFMKGMEEGRAEIEAIANSKEAPTFENTIVAYEKAGKLLDKVSNVFGNISGTEKNDEISALQKKLSPLLSKYGADISLNENLFKRIKTVYDQKDQLDLSVEEQTMLEKIYQGFVRGGANLPADKKDQLRKIDEELSALTLQFGDNVLKETNSFQLVIDNEKDLAGLPEGVKATAAETAKDAGMEGKWLFTTQKPSMLPFLQYADNRDLRKQLYMGYVNRGNNNNEFDNKEVAKKIVNLRIKRAQLFGYKNHAEYILEKNMAKTPEKAFELLNKLWKAALPNAKKEVKEMQKIIDKEGGKFKLASWDWWYYADKVKKAKYNLDEEELKPYFEISNVRKGAFELAHRLYGINFIPRNDIAKFNPENQVFELQEADGTHIGIFYVDYHPRASKNSGAWMSSFRKQSGFGTDHPVSPVIMNICNFTKPVGDTPALLTPDEVETLFHEFGHALHGFLSKCEYNYLSGTSVSRDFVELPSQVMENWCFEPEMLAIYAKHYKTGEVIPTELVKKIQNAGKFNQGFATIEYLAASMLDMKYHTLTKELTEDVMTFEKNYLEGLGLIPEIYSRYRSTYFKHIFAGGYSAGYYAYIWAGVLDSDAFQAFKETSLFDKATAKAFRDNVLAKGGTEDPMVLYKRFRGAEPSIDPLLIKRGLK
- a CDS encoding TetR/AcrR family transcriptional regulator translates to MAAMKKLVEEENKRKEILGAALDVFVKVGYFSATGTDVAIASNISEKVLYSYFKTKENLLHTIVEEAVHILFDGLDPNEDGELQEVELLFFINDYLESIEKKLKFFKLFYALRLQPGVVPLYKEELDEIVSMKFDVLNEYFSQNGAEDPEMETEFLTSMLDGIAINYVLEPEAYPIEAMQQKVLNMYVSKAEHEE
- a CDS encoding C-GCAxxG-C-C family (seleno)protein, coding for MERRKVLKLAAAAIAAGGVGAVTLTTAFKPEVKEAADPKNLYFKNRESKWNYTRLDPAITADLAYKAYPHGSCMYGVFSSILTQLAEKVGEPFTSFPVQMMKYGHGGVGGSGTICGTLNGAAAIIGLLSEGKDIRDVLIAEVFRFYENTALPVFNPVQPIFNCEMPTSVAKSFLCHSSATRWVKATDLRINSKERVERCRRLTADIAAKTVNVLNDYYENEFVSNVSDNESMSTCMTCHSKSGKVGNVGGKMNCTSCHTKSLGHEIFGDVHYKFMNKK